A genomic segment from Agromyces sp. CF514 encodes:
- a CDS encoding TIGR03557 family F420-dependent LLM class oxidoreductase produces the protein MSVHIGYAAMLEQFPPAEAVALAALAEQHGFTGVMASDHFQPWLPQQGESSFVWSVLAALGERTTGDLGPGVTTPTYRWHPAMVAQASATLASMYPGRHWLGIGSGEAVNEHIVGEYWPEAHERINRMFEAIELIKKLFSASIAGREVRHAGPHFKLETTRLWTMPPVAPEIFVATQGPVTAKRAGRQVDGIITTGADDERLRVLLAKFDEGAREGGRDRSKLTRVLQLHLSWAPTDEEAMANALREWPIAGMRFARGDIRSPFEFEQLARSVRPEDFTGRLTVSSDPDVHRAHIQRLIDLGFDRIYLHNVGRNQREWLEVFGRDVLPRLVR, from the coding sequence GTGTCAGTGCACATCGGATACGCCGCCATGCTCGAGCAGTTCCCGCCCGCCGAGGCGGTGGCGCTCGCCGCGCTCGCCGAGCAGCACGGCTTCACGGGCGTCATGGCCTCCGACCACTTCCAGCCGTGGCTGCCGCAGCAGGGCGAGTCCTCGTTCGTCTGGAGCGTGCTCGCCGCGCTCGGCGAGCGCACGACCGGCGACCTCGGGCCCGGCGTGACCACGCCGACCTACCGGTGGCACCCGGCCATGGTCGCGCAGGCCAGCGCGACGCTCGCGTCGATGTACCCCGGTCGGCACTGGCTGGGCATCGGCTCCGGCGAGGCGGTCAACGAGCACATCGTCGGCGAGTACTGGCCCGAGGCGCACGAGCGCATCAACCGCATGTTCGAGGCGATCGAGCTCATCAAGAAGCTCTTCAGCGCCTCGATCGCCGGGCGCGAGGTGCGCCACGCAGGGCCCCACTTCAAGCTCGAGACCACGCGGCTCTGGACCATGCCGCCGGTCGCGCCCGAGATCTTCGTCGCGACCCAGGGCCCCGTGACGGCGAAGCGCGCCGGCCGGCAGGTCGACGGCATCATCACGACGGGCGCCGACGACGAGCGCCTGCGCGTACTGCTCGCGAAGTTCGACGAGGGTGCCCGCGAGGGCGGGCGCGACCGCTCGAAGCTCACGCGGGTGCTGCAGCTGCACCTCTCGTGGGCGCCGACCGACGAAGAGGCGATGGCGAACGCGCTGCGCGAGTGGCCCATCGCGGGCATGCGCTTCGCTCGCGGAGACATCCGCTCGCCCTTCGAGTTCGAGCAGCTGGCGCGCTCGGTGCGGCCCGAGGACTTCACCGGCCGGCTCACGGTGTCGAGCGACCCAGACGTGCACCGTGCGCACATCCAGCGGCTGATCGACCTGGGGTTCGACCGCATCTACCTGCACAACGTGGGGCGCAACCAGCGCGAGTGGCTCGAGGTCTTCGGGCGCGACGTGCTGCCGAGGCTCGTGCGATGA
- a CDS encoding coenzyme F420-0:L-glutamate ligase, translating to MSTAFATSPPAERGFDRVTDAAAIAVRALAGLGEIRPGDDLVDLIARAAADAGGLRDGDIVVVTSKIVSKAEGRIVAAADREQAITDETVRVVATRAHPGGTTRIVENRQGMVAAAAGVDASNTPEGTVLLLPVDPDASAQALAVGLRSRTGRSVGVILSDTLGRPWREGQTDVAIGAAGVHVVDDLRGGTDAAGRTLTVTMACLADELAGAGDLVKGKASGCPVAIVSGLARAVGALDLPGAASIARPSDRDMFRLGTDEAIELGRRDGHEAGFARGRAVGHAEGFASGYAEGVAAARAEALAARARLQTEATTC from the coding sequence ATGAGCACTGCGTTCGCGACCTCGCCGCCCGCCGAGCGCGGGTTCGATCGGGTGACGGATGCCGCGGCCATCGCGGTGCGCGCCCTCGCCGGCCTCGGCGAGATCCGCCCGGGCGACGACCTCGTCGACCTCATCGCGCGTGCCGCCGCCGACGCCGGCGGGCTGCGCGACGGCGACATCGTCGTGGTGACCTCGAAGATCGTGTCGAAGGCCGAGGGGCGTATCGTCGCCGCGGCCGACCGCGAGCAGGCCATCACCGACGAGACCGTGCGCGTCGTCGCGACGCGGGCGCACCCGGGCGGCACCACGCGCATCGTCGAGAACCGCCAGGGCATGGTCGCGGCCGCGGCGGGCGTCGACGCGTCGAACACGCCCGAGGGCACGGTGCTGCTGCTGCCCGTCGACCCCGACGCGTCGGCGCAGGCGCTCGCAGTCGGGCTGCGGTCGCGCACCGGCCGGAGCGTCGGCGTGATCCTCTCCGACACGCTCGGCCGCCCGTGGCGCGAGGGCCAGACCGACGTCGCGATCGGTGCAGCCGGCGTGCACGTGGTCGACGACCTGCGCGGCGGCACCGATGCGGCGGGGCGCACCCTGACCGTCACCATGGCCTGCCTCGCCGACGAGCTCGCCGGGGCGGGCGACCTCGTCAAGGGCAAGGCGAGCGGATGTCCCGTGGCGATCGTCTCGGGCCTCGCCCGCGCGGTCGGCGCGCTCGACCTGCCCGGCGCGGCGTCGATCGCGCGCCCGTCCGACCGCGACATGTTCCGGCTCGGCACCGACGAGGCGATCGAGCTCGGGCGCCGCGACGGACACGAGGCGGGGTTCGCCCGCGGACGCGCGGTCGGGCATGCCGAGGGGTTCGCCTCCGGCTATGCCGAAGGCGTCGCGGCGGCCCGTGCCGAAGCGCTGGCCGCGCGGGCCCGGCTCCAGACGGAGGCGACCACATGCTGA
- a CDS encoding LPXTG cell wall anchor domain-containing protein: MRATTAGILLAAALVLVGGQAAYAEEIPPSPDPGYVPEVPVEPSLGGSTAVGVCDNDAPYIFFSVELTDPDGVATSNFARLILSGAGGQTMEIPLGELQGGSLSGSVLWPGASVDENGNANGWPGWAFVNGQWVETTGNFAWTRSVSSAMIVVNPEVTVPLSYPPATPACTDPGGSTPAGDMAVDTVNGESLPHTGVAAWTLPLGLAALGAAVVGLVLVLMRRRRTSTSTGTGTGTE, translated from the coding sequence ATGCGCGCAACGACTGCCGGCATCCTGCTCGCGGCGGCCCTCGTCCTCGTCGGAGGACAGGCCGCCTACGCGGAGGAGATCCCCCCGAGTCCCGACCCCGGATACGTTCCCGAGGTCCCCGTCGAGCCGAGCCTCGGCGGATCCACCGCGGTCGGCGTCTGCGACAACGACGCCCCGTACATCTTCTTCTCCGTCGAGCTGACCGACCCCGACGGGGTCGCCACCTCGAACTTCGCACGGCTCATCCTCAGCGGGGCGGGCGGGCAGACCATGGAGATCCCGCTCGGCGAGCTGCAGGGCGGTTCGCTGTCCGGCAGCGTGCTCTGGCCTGGCGCGTCGGTCGACGAGAACGGCAACGCGAACGGATGGCCCGGCTGGGCGTTCGTGAACGGGCAATGGGTCGAGACGACCGGCAACTTCGCGTGGACCAGGAGCGTGTCCTCGGCGATGATCGTCGTCAACCCCGAGGTCACCGTGCCGCTGAGCTACCCGCCCGCGACCCCGGCCTGCACCGATCCCGGGGGATCGACGCCGGCGGGTGACATGGCGGTCGACACCGTCAACGGCGAGTCGCTGCCGCACACGGGGGTCGCGGCGTGGACGCTTCCCCTCGGACTGGCCGCACTCGGAGCGGCCGTCGTCGGGCTCGTCCTCGTGCTCATGCGCCGACGCCGCACCAGCACCAGCACGGGCACCGGCACCGGCACCGAATGA
- a CDS encoding N-acetyltransferase yields MTQANPDEITLDPKTPDEVEAWLPVAMREYEESRLEAGDSAEGADAARAESEQRFFPDGRLIDGHLLFTIRLAGEDAGWFWLGPWGGTGVEDWWIYDIRVHDEFQRRGIARIVMQRADAIAKDGGATSLGLNAFAYNIPAITLYESLGYLTASLHMRKAL; encoded by the coding sequence ATGACGCAGGCGAACCCCGACGAGATCACGCTCGACCCGAAGACCCCTGACGAGGTCGAGGCGTGGCTGCCCGTGGCGATGCGCGAGTACGAGGAGTCGCGGCTCGAAGCCGGTGACAGCGCCGAGGGTGCGGATGCCGCGCGCGCCGAGTCCGAGCAGCGGTTCTTCCCCGACGGCCGGCTCATCGACGGCCACCTGCTCTTCACCATCCGCCTGGCCGGCGAGGATGCCGGGTGGTTCTGGCTCGGACCGTGGGGCGGCACGGGCGTCGAGGACTGGTGGATCTACGACATCCGCGTCCACGACGAGTTCCAGCGCCGCGGCATCGCGCGCATCGTCATGCAGCGCGCCGACGCGATCGCGAAGGACGGCGGCGCGACGAGCCTCGGCCTGAACGCGTTCGCGTACAACATCCCGGCGATCACGCTCTACGAGAGCCTCGGCTACCTCACCGCGTCGCTGCACATGCGGAAGGCGCTCTGA
- a CDS encoding DUF4012 domain-containing protein has protein sequence MTEPHPDEIAPTTRKPGRRARIVLLVCGALVVAVLAAAAWIGVRGWLAKAELEAAAESGEAVATAMLARDVDTAGTEARRFAAHASEAARLTGDPIWAMAQAIPWVGDDLAAASTMARELDHVSSDAVLPMVGILDDLDPNTLRDGSGRIDVTRIASIAPVIHGASTSIGTALDSVSGIPRAGLFAPIASARDRFVDALTRASGMAGAVDDAVAFVPAALGSDAPRQYLILSLNNAELRTAGGIPGAIALVSVDDGALSLVRQASAYDFSEFTQPLAVRDGTRAVFGDEVGRYIQNITMTPDFAETGELAAGMWKQAFGDRIDGVVALDPIALSYLLEATGPVKVPGATPIDADNAVERLLVDPYRVPTFDQFARDQYFGSVAAATLTSMLSQPVDLGALVSSLGRAGAEQRLSVWSAHPDEQAALERSAFAGLLAAQQASGAQTYGVYLNDSTAAKLDPYLDVSIDVGAAPAGDDGRSEVTVRMTLANTVTPDDLALMPSDASGAYREGFGHGRIATIVTVSPPEGAFDGGVLVDGKRVAYAGDGAAGSANSLPIDVEPGATTVLEFRFLSAEPGQVDPKVVHTPLIRPIAIGGL, from the coding sequence ATGACCGAACCGCACCCCGACGAGATCGCGCCGACGACCCGCAAGCCGGGTCGTCGGGCGCGCATCGTGCTCCTCGTGTGCGGTGCGCTCGTCGTGGCGGTGCTGGCAGCGGCTGCGTGGATCGGGGTGCGCGGGTGGCTCGCCAAGGCCGAGTTGGAGGCTGCGGCCGAGTCGGGCGAGGCGGTCGCGACGGCGATGCTCGCCCGTGATGTCGACACGGCCGGCACCGAGGCCAGGCGCTTCGCCGCCCATGCGTCCGAGGCGGCGCGGCTGACGGGCGACCCGATCTGGGCCATGGCGCAGGCGATTCCGTGGGTCGGCGACGACCTGGCGGCGGCGAGCACGATGGCGAGGGAGCTCGACCACGTCTCGTCCGACGCCGTGCTGCCGATGGTCGGGATCCTCGACGACCTCGACCCGAACACGCTTCGCGACGGCTCGGGGCGCATCGACGTCACGCGCATCGCGTCGATCGCGCCGGTGATCCACGGCGCGTCGACGTCGATCGGAACCGCACTCGACAGCGTGTCGGGCATCCCCCGAGCAGGGCTGTTCGCGCCGATCGCGTCGGCGCGGGATCGCTTCGTCGACGCGCTCACCCGCGCCTCCGGCATGGCGGGAGCGGTCGACGACGCGGTCGCGTTCGTGCCGGCGGCCCTCGGCTCCGACGCGCCGCGACAGTACCTGATCCTCTCGCTCAACAACGCCGAGCTCCGCACCGCGGGCGGCATCCCCGGCGCGATCGCGCTCGTCAGCGTCGACGACGGGGCGCTCTCGCTCGTGCGGCAGGCCAGCGCATACGACTTCTCGGAGTTCACCCAGCCGCTCGCGGTCCGCGACGGGACCCGCGCCGTGTTCGGCGACGAGGTCGGCCGGTACATCCAGAACATCACGATGACGCCCGACTTCGCCGAGACCGGCGAGCTCGCGGCCGGCATGTGGAAGCAGGCGTTCGGCGACCGCATCGACGGCGTGGTGGCCCTCGACCCCATCGCGCTGTCGTACCTGCTCGAGGCGACCGGGCCGGTGAAGGTGCCCGGCGCCACCCCCATCGACGCCGACAACGCCGTCGAGCGCCTGCTCGTCGACCCGTACCGCGTGCCGACGTTCGACCAGTTCGCGAGGGACCAGTACTTCGGGTCCGTCGCCGCCGCGACGCTGACCTCGATGCTCTCGCAGCCGGTCGACCTCGGTGCGCTCGTGTCCTCCCTGGGTCGTGCCGGCGCCGAGCAGCGGCTCTCGGTGTGGAGCGCCCACCCCGACGAGCAGGCCGCGCTCGAGCGCTCGGCGTTCGCCGGGCTGCTCGCCGCCCAGCAGGCATCGGGAGCGCAGACGTACGGCGTCTACCTCAACGATTCGACCGCGGCCAAGCTCGACCCCTACCTCGACGTCTCGATCGACGTCGGCGCGGCTCCGGCGGGCGACGACGGCCGGTCGGAGGTCACGGTGCGCATGACGCTCGCCAACACGGTCACGCCCGACGATCTCGCCCTCATGCCGAGCGACGCGAGCGGCGCGTACCGCGAGGGCTTCGGCCACGGACGGATCGCGACGATCGTCACGGTCTCGCCGCCGGAGGGCGCGTTCGACGGCGGCGTGCTCGTCGACGGCAAGCGCGTCGCCTACGCCGGTGACGGGGCTGCGGGCTCGGCGAACTCGCTCCCGATCGACGTGGAACCGGGTGCCACCACCGTGCTCGAGTTCCGGTTCCTGAGCGCCGAGCCGGGGCAGGTCGACCCGAAGGTCGTGCACACGCCGCTCATCCGGCCGATCGCGATCGGCGGACTCTGA
- a CDS encoding SDR family oxidoreductase: MTRTVRGAGLLITGAAGGMGRMYAQRAVAERAASVTLWDRDASALARTVDELGTVSQGRTRIHSYVVDLADLGSIAKHAQKVRREVGNPDVLINNAGIVRGNGYFWQTDNGDDTRPTMQVNALAPMYVTREFLPGMIANSYRPARIVNIASAAGTIANPRMATYAASKAALIGWSDSLRVELEQADHTNVKVTTVTPSYVSTGMFSGARGPALAPVLEPGFVVERVWRAMLAGKPLLELPWSVGLSRALRGLLPTRVFDRVVGDGFGVYRSMERFTGRR, translated from the coding sequence ATGACCAGAACGGTGCGCGGAGCCGGCCTCCTCATCACGGGGGCCGCCGGCGGCATGGGCCGCATGTACGCGCAGCGCGCGGTCGCCGAGCGCGCCGCATCCGTCACCCTGTGGGACCGCGACGCGTCGGCGCTCGCCCGCACGGTCGACGAGCTCGGCACCGTGTCGCAGGGGCGCACGCGCATCCACTCGTACGTGGTCGACCTCGCCGACCTCGGCTCGATCGCCAAGCACGCCCAGAAGGTGCGCAGGGAGGTCGGCAACCCCGACGTGCTCATCAACAACGCGGGCATCGTGCGCGGCAACGGCTACTTCTGGCAGACCGACAACGGCGACGACACCCGGCCCACCATGCAGGTCAACGCGCTCGCGCCCATGTACGTGACCCGCGAGTTCCTGCCAGGCATGATCGCGAACTCCTACCGGCCCGCACGCATCGTGAACATCGCCTCGGCTGCGGGCACGATCGCGAACCCGCGCATGGCGACCTACGCCGCCTCGAAGGCCGCACTGATCGGGTGGAGCGACTCGCTGCGCGTCGAGCTCGAGCAGGCCGACCACACGAACGTGAAGGTCACGACGGTCACCCCGAGCTACGTCTCGACGGGCATGTTCTCGGGCGCGCGCGGGCCGGCGCTCGCGCCGGTGCTCGAGCCCGGATTCGTCGTGGAACGGGTCTGGCGCGCCATGCTCGCCGGCAAGCCGCTGCTCGAGCTGCCCTGGAGCGTCGGGCTCTCACGTGCGCTGCGCGGGCTGCTGCCGACCCGGGTGTTCGATCGCGTCGTGGGCGACGGCTTCGGCGTCTACCGATCGATGGAGCGGTTCACCGGGCGTCGCTGA
- a CDS encoding GntR family transcriptional regulator: MSAQNAGPRGGTSASAPVGDGGAAALQQLAGQHATGYRSVGVMVYDILKDAILSGALLPGQKLRQETLAELIGVSRLPVRSALIQLEADGLVEFHDRRGAVVKSLSPSQAKEVYDIRVLLEVEALRLTMAELTDERVARLRALGKSADQKQEGAEFVDARTEFYAELYDAARRPVLWDMIEQLRLKVGRYVLGWRLVGDAEHSHTHEQLVEAVASGDADRAAGVLRDHLVGVRDAVLELLEAESQETDASAPALRVRAPR, encoded by the coding sequence ATGAGCGCGCAGAACGCAGGCCCCAGGGGCGGCACGTCGGCATCGGCCCCCGTCGGCGACGGAGGTGCCGCGGCCCTCCAGCAACTCGCGGGGCAGCACGCGACCGGCTACCGATCGGTCGGCGTGATGGTCTACGACATCCTGAAGGATGCGATCCTGAGCGGCGCGCTGCTGCCGGGGCAGAAGCTCCGACAGGAGACGCTCGCGGAGCTCATCGGCGTGTCGCGCCTGCCGGTTCGGTCGGCCCTCATCCAGCTCGAGGCCGACGGGCTCGTCGAGTTCCACGACCGCCGCGGCGCCGTCGTGAAGTCGCTCTCGCCTTCGCAGGCCAAGGAGGTCTACGACATCCGCGTGCTCCTCGAGGTCGAGGCGCTGCGGCTGACGATGGCCGAGCTCACCGACGAGCGCGTCGCCCGCCTGCGGGCGCTCGGCAAGTCGGCGGACCAGAAGCAGGAGGGCGCCGAGTTCGTCGACGCCCGCACCGAGTTCTACGCCGAGCTCTACGACGCCGCGCGCCGGCCCGTGCTCTGGGACATGATCGAGCAGTTGCGCCTCAAGGTCGGCCGTTATGTGCTCGGGTGGCGCCTCGTGGGCGACGCCGAGCACAGCCACACGCATGAGCAGCTGGTCGAGGCCGTCGCCTCGGGCGATGCCGATCGGGCGGCGGGCGTGCTGCGAGATCACCTCGTCGGCGTGCGCGATGCCGTGCTCGAGCTGCTCGAGGCGGAGTCGCAGGAGACGGATGCCTCGGCGCCTGCCCTGCGCGTCCGCGCGCCGCGCTGA
- the cofE gene encoding coenzyme F420-0:L-glutamate ligase — protein MVPSLGEPGRAVGYSIEGIEGVPEIVAGADLAAIIVGATTLEAGDILVITSKVVSKAEGRVVAASDREQAITDETVRVVATRAYEGGVTRIVENRQGIIGAAAGVDASNAPDGTVLLLPLDPDASARALATGIRALTGLSIGVILSDTLGRPWRDGQTDIAIGAAGVHVFDDLRGATDASGKPLAVTMPCVADEIAGAAELVKGKSAGIPVAVVRGLGRYVGELDLPGARSIQRPPERDLFRVGADEAYDNGYRDGFDEAQNEGPLRRDL, from the coding sequence ATGGTGCCGAGTCTGGGCGAGCCGGGGAGAGCCGTGGGATACAGCATCGAAGGCATCGAGGGGGTGCCCGAGATCGTAGCGGGCGCCGATCTGGCGGCCATCATCGTCGGGGCGACGACCCTCGAAGCGGGCGACATCCTCGTGATCACGTCGAAGGTGGTCTCGAAGGCCGAGGGGCGCGTCGTCGCCGCATCCGATCGCGAGCAGGCGATCACCGACGAGACCGTGCGCGTCGTCGCGACGCGCGCGTACGAGGGCGGCGTCACGCGCATCGTCGAGAACCGCCAGGGCATCATCGGCGCCGCCGCGGGGGTCGACGCCTCGAACGCCCCCGACGGCACGGTGCTGCTGCTGCCGCTGGACCCCGACGCGTCGGCACGGGCGCTCGCCACCGGCATCCGCGCGCTCACCGGGCTCTCGATCGGCGTGATCCTGTCGGACACGCTCGGCCGCCCGTGGCGCGACGGCCAGACCGACATCGCGATCGGCGCGGCCGGCGTGCACGTCTTCGACGACCTGCGAGGGGCGACGGATGCCTCGGGCAAGCCGCTCGCCGTGACCATGCCGTGCGTGGCCGACGAGATCGCAGGCGCGGCCGAGCTCGTGAAGGGCAAGTCCGCCGGGATCCCGGTGGCCGTGGTGCGCGGACTCGGGCGCTACGTCGGCGAGCTCGACCTGCCCGGTGCCCGCAGCATCCAGCGTCCGCCCGAGCGGGACCTGTTCCGCGTGGGCGCCGACGAGGCCTACGACAACGGCTACCGCGACGGGTTCGACGAGGCGCAGAACGAGGGGCCGCTCCGGCGGGACCTGTAG
- a CDS encoding serine/threonine-protein kinase translates to MTTSPERVVGDPFIGITMAERYRLDRLIGRGGMASVYRADDLLLHRPVAVKVFGAAAEGTDDRDRRASEIALLASLSHRALVRLYDAGHDPSTGREFLVMELVEGRDLREALRLGPLCSREAAAMLSDLAEALHAIHDRGIVHRDIKPANVLLEPANVPGRTWNAKLADFGIARLIDDARLTSTGLLVGTPGYVSPEQVTGAVPAPPADVYALGLLVLEARTQQAAFPGPAAESASARLVRDPVVPPELGDDWVALLRAMTAREPAERPTALEVVVAASALDVSERSDAAQTATTIAFAGAAETPTVAMTGAGTSVADDVATVRMPGEPRPDATGEGSTRVLTVPGSNSSEATPEPQPGPAHTPSRDTRRPRRTARIAVLALVAAVAATLLWILVAPLVAPPTAAPEPLPSVPGELGVHLEQLDEAVTP, encoded by the coding sequence GTGACGACTTCTCCCGAACGCGTCGTCGGAGACCCGTTCATCGGGATCACGATGGCCGAACGCTACCGCCTCGACCGACTCATCGGCCGTGGCGGCATGGCCAGCGTCTACCGAGCCGACGACCTGCTCCTGCACCGACCCGTCGCGGTCAAGGTCTTCGGGGCCGCCGCCGAGGGCACCGACGACCGCGACCGCCGCGCCTCGGAGATCGCGCTGCTCGCGAGCCTCTCGCATCGCGCGCTCGTGCGGCTCTACGACGCCGGCCACGACCCGTCGACCGGCCGCGAGTTCCTCGTCATGGAACTCGTCGAAGGGCGCGACCTGCGCGAGGCGCTGCGGCTGGGCCCGCTCTGCTCCCGCGAGGCCGCGGCCATGCTCTCGGACCTCGCCGAGGCGCTGCACGCGATCCACGACCGGGGCATCGTGCACCGCGACATCAAGCCCGCCAACGTGCTGTTGGAGCCCGCGAACGTGCCGGGCCGCACCTGGAACGCGAAGCTCGCCGACTTCGGCATCGCGAGGCTCATCGACGACGCCCGGCTCACGAGCACCGGGCTCCTCGTCGGCACGCCGGGGTACGTGAGTCCCGAGCAGGTGACCGGGGCCGTCCCCGCACCGCCCGCCGACGTCTACGCGCTCGGGCTGCTCGTGCTCGAGGCGCGGACACAGCAGGCCGCGTTCCCGGGCCCCGCCGCCGAGTCGGCGAGCGCTCGACTCGTTCGCGACCCGGTCGTGCCACCAGAGCTCGGCGACGACTGGGTGGCGCTGCTCCGCGCGATGACCGCGCGCGAGCCCGCCGAGCGCCCGACGGCGCTCGAGGTCGTGGTCGCGGCGTCCGCGCTCGACGTGTCGGAACGATCGGATGCGGCCCAGACGGCGACCACCATCGCATTCGCCGGGGCAGCCGAGACGCCGACCGTCGCGATGACCGGAGCCGGGACATCCGTCGCCGACGACGTCGCGACCGTGCGGATGCCCGGCGAGCCCCGGCCCGACGCGACCGGCGAAGGGTCGACGCGCGTGCTCACGGTGCCGGGATCGAACTCGTCCGAGGCAACACCGGAGCCGCAGCCGGGCCCTGCGCACACGCCTTCCCGCGACACGCGCCGGCCGAGACGGACGGCGCGCATCGCCGTGCTCGCGCTGGTGGCCGCCGTGGCCGCGACGCTGCTGTGGATCCTGGTCGCGCCGCTCGTCGCGCCACCCACGGCAGCCCCTGAACCGCTTCCGAGCGTTCCCGGCGAGCTCGGCGTGCACCTCGAGCAGCTCGACGAGGCGGTGACCCCGTGA
- a CDS encoding exodeoxyribonuclease III: MRIATWNVNSIRTRVERTVDWMVREDVDVLAMQEIKCKPEQFPHEAFEAAGYELSIHGLNQWNGVAIASRAPIEDVQTEFPGMPGFLKGHEGPDLPKEARALGATIDGVRVWSLYVPNGRSLDDPHYTYKLDWLAALREYTRAETSAHPTRPFALMGDFNIVPFDHDNGDPTVIEGVTTHVSPAEREAFFAFEGAGVADVVRPLVPEGFTYWDYKQLRFPRNEGLRIDFILGSEAFAHAVTGASIHRNERKGTAPSDHVPVLVDLDLGGGDDEFDRPMFL, translated from the coding sequence ATGCGCATCGCCACCTGGAACGTCAACTCGATCCGCACCCGCGTCGAACGCACGGTCGACTGGATGGTGCGAGAAGACGTCGACGTCCTGGCCATGCAGGAGATCAAGTGCAAGCCGGAGCAGTTCCCGCACGAGGCGTTCGAGGCTGCCGGCTACGAGCTCTCGATCCACGGCCTGAACCAGTGGAACGGCGTCGCCATCGCGAGCCGCGCACCGATCGAAGACGTGCAGACCGAGTTCCCGGGCATGCCCGGGTTCCTCAAGGGCCACGAGGGCCCCGACCTGCCGAAAGAGGCGCGTGCGCTCGGCGCGACCATCGACGGCGTGCGCGTCTGGAGCCTCTACGTGCCCAACGGGCGCTCGCTCGACGACCCGCACTACACCTACAAGCTCGACTGGCTCGCGGCCCTGCGCGAGTACACGCGCGCCGAGACCTCCGCGCACCCGACGCGCCCGTTCGCGCTCATGGGCGACTTCAACATCGTGCCGTTCGACCACGACAACGGCGACCCCACCGTCATCGAGGGCGTGACGACGCACGTCTCGCCGGCCGAACGCGAGGCGTTCTTCGCGTTCGAGGGCGCGGGCGTCGCCGACGTCGTGCGCCCGCTCGTGCCTGAGGGCTTCACCTACTGGGACTACAAGCAGCTGCGGTTCCCCCGCAACGAGGGTCTGCGCATCGACTTCATCCTCGGGTCCGAGGCGTTCGCGCACGCCGTCACCGGCGCGTCGATCCACCGCAACGAGCGCAAGGGCACCGCCCCGAGCGACCACGTGCCGGTGCTCGTCGACCTCGACCTGGGCGGCGGCGACGACGAGTTCGACCGACCGATGTTCCTCTAG
- a CDS encoding DUF6328 family protein has product MDDHLDVVPGDGRDETANQRSDRNWNEILQELRVALTGTQLIGGFLIAVAFQPRFDELDDYQLRLYLVLVSLAGLATVIGLAPVTLHRALFRRKVKERLVLTGNRLLVGHLVVVGLLLVGVTSLVFDVAVSRPAGWWALGIGIVIVIGAWVVLPLARKAADHDAELPA; this is encoded by the coding sequence ATGGACGACCACCTCGACGTCGTGCCCGGCGACGGCCGCGACGAGACCGCGAACCAGCGCAGCGATCGCAACTGGAACGAGATCCTGCAGGAGCTGCGGGTCGCCCTGACCGGCACGCAGCTCATCGGCGGCTTCCTCATCGCGGTGGCCTTCCAGCCCCGATTCGACGAGCTCGACGACTACCAGTTGCGGCTCTACCTCGTGCTGGTCTCGCTTGCCGGACTCGCGACCGTGATCGGCCTGGCGCCCGTGACGCTGCATCGCGCGCTGTTCCGGCGCAAGGTGAAGGAGCGGCTCGTGCTCACGGGCAACCGCCTGCTCGTCGGCCACCTCGTCGTCGTCGGCCTGCTGCTCGTCGGGGTCACCTCGCTCGTGTTCGATGTCGCGGTGTCGCGGCCCGCCGGCTGGTGGGCGCTCGGCATCGGCATCGTGATCGTGATCGGCGCCTGGGTGGTGCTCCCGCTCGCGCGCAAGGCCGCCGACCACGACGCCGAGCTCCCGGCCTGA